The following coding sequences lie in one Sedimentibacter sp. MB35-C1 genomic window:
- a CDS encoding DUF4406 domain-containing protein: MKIIYVASPYTGDVQKNTEFAKRACRHVMEQGHAFFAPHLLYPNLLCESVPAERQLALDMGITMLSACDELWCYGNRISQGMMAEITEAERLGIPIRRVMEQDNNFVIGKVKGNKQAEAPIPAMAIGMV; the protein is encoded by the coding sequence ATGAAAATTATATATGTAGCATCCCCCTATACCGGGGATGTCCAAAAGAATACAGAGTTTGCCAAACGAGCGTGCCGTCATGTAATGGAACAAGGGCACGCCTTTTTTGCGCCGCACTTGTTATATCCCAACCTGCTCTGTGAATCTGTACCAGCGGAGCGGCAGTTAGCGCTGGATATGGGAATAACCATGCTCTCTGCCTGCGATGAATTATGGTGCTATGGTAATCGAATTTCCCAAGGTATGATGGCAGAAATTACAGAAGCTGAAAGGCTTGGCATTCCTATTCGCAGGGTAATGGAACAGGATAATAACTTTGTCATTGGAAAAGTCAAAGGTAATAAACAGGCCGAGGCTCCCATACCGGCAATGGCAATTGGTATGGTCTAA
- a CDS encoding VirB4 family type IV secretion system protein encodes MSKVRKKKTVTPAEDAKIKDFLDMIAPGIIKFNVDHFICGNTFRCVWVLREYPTSTDEQAILRHLGEKDGVTLRIYTRQVTPGEEKKIIHNAANKNRMDRSSTNNLQQTVTAESNLQDVVTLVSAMHRNREPLLHCAVYIELTAHDLDTLKLLQTDVLTELVRSKLNVDRLILRQREGFIAVGPAGHNVFGSQYERVLPASSVANLYPFNYSGKTDPGGFYLGRDKFGSNIIVDFDKRDDDKTNANILILGNSGQGKSYLLKLILCNVLEAGKTVLCLDPEHEYVELAENLGGCFIDLMSGQYMINPLEPKAWDESGSLGDADAPQAFRQRTKLSQHISFLKDFFRCYKDFDDRHIDTIEIMLGKLYEKFNISDRTNFAKLTAEDYPILSNLYELIEDEYKGYDKSKYQLYTAELLQEILLGLHSMCMGAESKFFNGHTNVTSDRFIVFGVKGLLQASRNVKNALLFNVLSFMSDKLLTEGNTVASIDELYLFLTNLTAIEYIRNFMKRVRKKESAVILASQNLEDFNIEGIRELAKPLFSIPTHAFLFNAGNIDKQFYMDSLQLEESEYNLIRFPQRGVCLYKCGIERYNLAVHAPLYKEKLFGKAGGR; translated from the coding sequence GTGAGTAAAGTCAGAAAGAAAAAAACTGTAACACCGGCAGAGGATGCTAAAATTAAGGATTTTCTCGACATGATAGCCCCAGGTATTATTAAATTTAATGTTGACCATTTTATTTGCGGGAACACTTTTCGCTGTGTCTGGGTTCTGCGTGAATATCCAACCTCTACAGATGAGCAGGCAATCCTGCGACATTTAGGCGAAAAGGACGGTGTAACTCTACGCATCTACACAAGGCAGGTTACTCCGGGAGAGGAAAAGAAAATCATCCATAACGCTGCCAATAAAAATCGCATGGATAGAAGCAGCACCAATAACCTGCAGCAAACTGTCACCGCCGAGAGCAATTTACAGGATGTGGTGACATTGGTATCAGCCATGCACAGAAACCGTGAACCTCTTCTTCATTGTGCCGTATATATCGAGCTGACTGCCCATGATCTTGATACGCTAAAGCTATTGCAGACCGATGTTCTTACGGAACTTGTGCGAAGCAAGCTCAATGTGGATAGGCTTATACTCCGCCAGAGGGAGGGCTTTATTGCCGTGGGTCCTGCCGGACATAATGTGTTCGGGAGTCAGTATGAACGGGTCTTGCCTGCCAGCAGCGTAGCAAACCTTTATCCCTTTAATTATTCCGGCAAGACTGATCCGGGCGGTTTTTATCTTGGACGGGATAAATTCGGAAGCAATATTATCGTAGACTTCGATAAACGGGATGATGATAAGACTAATGCCAACATCCTTATTCTTGGTAACAGCGGCCAGGGTAAAAGCTATCTCCTTAAATTAATTCTCTGCAATGTGCTGGAAGCAGGTAAAACTGTTCTCTGTTTAGATCCCGAGCATGAATATGTGGAGCTTGCTGAAAATCTCGGCGGGTGCTTTATAGACCTTATGTCCGGTCAGTATATGATCAACCCATTAGAGCCAAAGGCATGGGATGAAAGCGGCAGTCTTGGTGATGCAGATGCACCACAAGCATTTCGCCAGCGGACAAAACTCAGCCAGCATATATCTTTTCTTAAAGACTTTTTCCGCTGCTACAAAGACTTTGATGACCGTCATATTGACACCATTGAAATTATGTTAGGCAAGCTCTATGAGAAGTTTAACATCAGTGACCGCACCAATTTTGCCAAGCTGACTGCCGAAGATTATCCCATCCTCTCCAATTTGTATGAACTGATTGAGGATGAATATAAAGGCTATGACAAGAGCAAATATCAGCTTTATACGGCGGAGCTGCTGCAGGAAATCCTGTTGGGGCTTCACTCGATGTGCATGGGTGCGGAAAGCAAGTTTTTTAATGGGCATACCAATGTGACTTCTGACCGCTTTATTGTATTTGGTGTTAAAGGCTTGCTGCAAGCCAGCCGAAATGTAAAAAATGCTCTCTTGTTTAATGTTCTGTCCTTCATGAGCGATAAGCTCTTAACTGAAGGTAACACTGTCGCCAGCATCGATGAGCTGTATCTGTTCCTTACCAATCTCACTGCAATTGAATATATCCGTAACTTTATGAAGCGTGTCCGTAAGAAAGAGTCAGCGGTTATTTTAGCATCACAAAACCTTGAGGACTTTAACATTGAAGGAATAAGAGAGCTGGCAAAACCGCTGTTTTCAATTCCTACTCATGCTTTTCTCTTTAATGCAGGCAATATTGATAAGCAGTTTTATATGGATTCCCTCCAGCTTGAGGAATCAGAATACAACCTTATTCGCTTTCCCCAGCGAGGTGTGTGTTTATATAAATGTGGCATAGAGCGGTATAATCTTGCAGTTCATGCCCCTTTATACAAGGAAAAACTGTTTGGTAAAGCAGGCGGAAGATAA
- a CDS encoding conjugal transfer protein TrbL family protein → MFIWDFILGDVMSQLIDWIYGQVIGFLGDFFSQMGNMGVELFEMNWVASIVLFFSYLAWALYGTGLVVSCFETGIEYQHGRGSIKDAALNAIKGFMAVSLFTIVPVELFKLSVNLQSSLTAGITGYGQSFGEVANQIITGLGSTPDPGSAISSGIFGGLSVITSPIMLLFIIIMMGYSVIKVFLANLKRGGILLIQIAVGSLYMFSVPRGYIDGFIQWCKQIIGLCLTTFLQATILTAGLMVLKDHALLGLGLMLAAGEVPRIAGAFGLDTSTKANMMSAVYTAQAAVSTTRTIVQAVAK, encoded by the coding sequence TTGTTTATATGGGATTTTATCCTTGGCGATGTAATGAGCCAGCTTATTGACTGGATATATGGTCAGGTAATCGGATTTCTCGGTGATTTCTTTTCACAGATGGGAAACATGGGTGTGGAATTGTTTGAAATGAACTGGGTAGCCTCAATCGTGTTGTTTTTTTCTTATCTGGCTTGGGCGCTGTATGGAACAGGCTTGGTGGTATCCTGCTTTGAAACCGGCATTGAATACCAACACGGCAGAGGTAGTATCAAGGATGCTGCATTAAATGCCATTAAAGGTTTTATGGCAGTATCCCTATTTACCATCGTACCGGTGGAGCTGTTCAAGCTATCGGTCAACCTGCAAAGCAGCCTTACTGCAGGCATCACAGGTTATGGCCAAAGCTTTGGTGAAGTAGCAAACCAAATTATTACAGGGCTTGGCAGCACTCCAGACCCAGGCAGTGCCATAAGCTCCGGTATCTTTGGGGGATTATCAGTTATTACAAGCCCAATCATGCTGCTCTTTATAATTATCATGATGGGTTATTCTGTAATAAAAGTGTTCCTTGCCAACCTTAAGCGGGGCGGTATTCTTCTCATTCAAATAGCAGTGGGCAGCCTGTATATGTTCTCTGTTCCAAGAGGGTATATAGATGGCTTTATACAGTGGTGCAAGCAGATTATCGGCTTATGCCTTACAACTTTTTTACAGGCAACGATTCTAACAGCCGGGTTAATGGTGCTAAAAGATCACGCTTTGCTTGGACTTGGGCTCATGCTTGCAGCAGGAGAAGTGCCGAGAATTGCAGGTGCTTTTGGTCTTGACACCAGTACTAAGGCAAATATGATGAGCGCCGTCTACACGGCTCAAGCGGCAGTCAGTACTACCCGAACCATCGTGCAGGCAGTTGCCAAATAA
- the dcm gene encoding DNA (cytosine-5-)-methyltransferase, translated as MMTMGSLFDGIGGFPLAAVNNGITPVWASEIEAFPIEVTKIRFPDMLHVGDITKLNGAALPPVDVICGGSPCQDLSVAGQRRGLAGERSGLFMEQTRIAKEMREADEQRGMPTHLIRPRYLVWENVPGAFSSAEGEDFRAVIEEIIRIKYDSCDVPRPESGRWQSAGAALLGNEFSLAWRVLDAQYWGVPQRRRRIFLVADFGGCTAPKILFEQDRLFGNFAESRGTGQGAATATEGSPDDSGGACLTPWDVQSRRIFEETGTWPALYGGQGGGHGYIRTEEKEAVGFDGYNGDLTGEVSSTLGVNCGMSTGRNGIITQTPIAFAANQRDEVRDLNDIAGALQAQPGMKQQTFVTDVEKISAFHVNQRDEVIDLHGVSGALLATRNMQMQTFVTQEPLLCLNDHGGDRMDITEEVTPTLRAGMGGHPPLVTQPITAGAGMSGNNQPVLFENHPKDGRYNGPLGVAPTLAARMGTGGNNVPLVGNSVVFSLDSKESNSMKSANPNSGCRETEIARTIDTTNPDPSKNQGGIAILQETICIAGNTIGRQPKNGGNGLGCQADIAYTLTSTDRHSVCEPYQKVVGALCRGDEKGIGNQYVSQDKCIVDGFGIYGQSQFGNYSEGCTTLRAQGGDNGGGSENLIATAGGKNRKLIRRLTPLECERLQGFPDGWTNIPGGSDSARYKALGNSVAIPCVDFVLRGIAYFLQRIYSEQED; from the coding sequence ATGATGACCATGGGGAGCCTCTTTGATGGGATTGGAGGCTTCCCTCTTGCGGCGGTTAATAACGGTATAACGCCTGTGTGGGCAAGCGAAATAGAAGCCTTTCCCATCGAAGTAACAAAAATAAGATTCCCTGATATGCTCCATGTGGGGGATATTACAAAGCTAAATGGAGCGGCACTGCCGCCTGTTGATGTTATCTGCGGCGGCTCACCATGTCAGGATCTGTCTGTTGCCGGCCAGCGCCGTGGTTTGGCAGGTGAACGCTCAGGATTATTCATGGAGCAGACACGTATTGCAAAGGAGATGAGAGAAGCCGATGAGCAAAGAGGTATGCCAACTCACCTTATTCGACCTCGATACCTCGTTTGGGAAAATGTACCCGGAGCCTTCAGCTCAGCAGAGGGGGAGGACTTCCGGGCGGTTATCGAGGAGATCATCCGCATTAAGTACGATTCCTGTGATGTGCCTCGACCTGAATCCGGACGCTGGCAATCTGCTGGGGCTGCCCTTTTGGGAAATGAATTCAGCCTGGCTTGGCGAGTGCTGGACGCTCAATACTGGGGAGTCCCCCAGCGCCGCCGTCGTATCTTCCTTGTCGCAGATTTTGGAGGATGCACCGCACCCAAAATATTATTTGAGCAAGACCGCCTGTTTGGGAATTTTGCGGAGAGCCGAGGCACGGGGCAAGGAGCTGCCACAGCAACTGAAGGAAGCCCTGATGATTCAGGCGGAGCTTGTCTGACACCATGGGATGTTCAAAGTCGCCGTATTTTTGAGGAAACAGGAACATGGCCTGCCCTTTATGGCGGTCAAGGCGGCGGGCATGGGTATATTCGGACAGAAGAAAAAGAGGCTGTGGGTTTTGATGGTTACAACGGTGATCTCACCGGAGAGGTATCCTCAACCCTCGGTGTTAATTGCGGCATGTCTACCGGCAGAAACGGTATTATTACACAGACACCAATAGCTTTTGCTGCCAATCAACGTGATGAAGTGCGAGATTTAAATGATATTGCAGGGGCATTGCAGGCACAGCCGGGCATGAAACAGCAGACTTTTGTGACTGATGTAGAAAAAATCAGTGCCTTTCATGTCAATCAGCGTGATGAGGTAATTGATTTACATGGTGTATCCGGTGCATTGCTGGCAACCCGTAATATGCAGATGCAGACCTTTGTCACCCAGGAGCCGCTCTTATGCTTAAATGACCATGGCGGTGACCGGATGGATATCACCGAGGAAGTAACCCCGACTTTAAGAGCGGGCATGGGCGGTCATCCACCGCTTGTCACCCAACCAATCACAGCCGGTGCTGGGATGAGCGGCAATAACCAGCCTGTATTGTTTGAAAATCATCCAAAGGACGGCAGGTACAACGGTCCCCTTGGAGTAGCTCCGACACTCGCTGCCCGTATGGGGACAGGCGGAAACAATGTTCCCTTAGTCGGTAATTCTGTAGTGTTCTCCCTTGATTCCAAGGAATCCAATAGCATGAAATCAGCAAATCCCAATTCAGGGTGCAGGGAAACAGAGATAGCCCGAACCATTGATACTACTAATCCTGACCCCAGTAAAAACCAAGGCGGTATAGCTATCCTGCAGGAAACAATCTGTATTGCAGGAAATACAATTGGTCGCCAGCCTAAAAATGGCGGGAACGGACTTGGATGCCAAGCAGATATTGCCTATACCCTTACATCTACAGACAGACATTCAGTATGTGAGCCATATCAAAAAGTGGTCGGGGCTTTATGTCGTGGTGATGAAAAAGGCATTGGCAACCAGTATGTAAGCCAAGATAAGTGTATTGTGGATGGGTTTGGGATATATGGTCAATCCCAGTTCGGGAACTATTCCGAGGGCTGTACCACCTTGCGTGCGCAGGGCGGCGATAACGGCGGAGGTAGCGAAAACCTTATAGCAACTGCCGGCGGAAAGAATAGAAAACTCATTCGCCGTCTTACTCCTCTTGAATGCGAACGGCTTCAGGGCTTTCCTGATGGCTGGACGAATATCCCTGGTGGCTCAGACAGTGCCAGGTACAAGGCACTTGGAAACAGTGTGGCGATACCCTGTGTGGACTTTGTCCTCCGTGGTATCGCTTATTTTTTACAAAGAATTTATAGTGAACAGGAGGATTGA